In Clostridia bacterium, the following proteins share a genomic window:
- a CDS encoding efflux RND transporter periplasmic adaptor subunit: MRIKIAGPAILVLCIAAAAALFGCGKKETEKEPVVTVQTAVAQKTSLEQVVTTEAVLYPKSQAAITPKVASPVRRYFVTRGTRVRKGQLLAILENRDIAAAVTENKGALEQAQAAFETTTRATLPEDLNKAELDARAARESYSAQQKLYDSRQELFKQGALPRKDIDQAGVALVQARAQSEVAEQHLASMHAVGKQQAAKSAAGQLASAQGKYQGAAAQLSYTEIRSPIDGVVTDRPNYNGEMPAQGTALLTLMDTSTVIARAHIPQDQVAMLRPGDAATISTSAGETPAKVTVVSPALDPGSTTVEVWIEAANKASALRPGSTVQVRIKARTIENAITIPASALLKTPEGTMTVMVVGKDSRAHQTEVEAGVRSGEILQIVKGLNAGETVVTTGAYGLPDNTQVKSEATGQQANIGTPAGEKD; encoded by the coding sequence ATGCGCATAAAGATTGCCGGACCTGCAATTCTGGTTCTGTGTATCGCGGCGGCCGCCGCGCTCTTCGGTTGCGGCAAGAAGGAAACTGAAAAGGAGCCGGTCGTCACCGTTCAGACCGCGGTCGCGCAGAAGACGTCGCTTGAGCAGGTGGTCACTACAGAGGCTGTGCTTTACCCGAAAAGCCAAGCGGCTATCACGCCGAAAGTGGCTTCACCTGTGAGGCGATACTTCGTGACGCGTGGTACGCGCGTCCGCAAAGGGCAGCTTCTTGCGATACTCGAGAACCGCGATATCGCTGCTGCGGTGACGGAAAATAAAGGCGCCCTCGAGCAGGCGCAGGCAGCCTTTGAAACCACCACACGCGCAACGCTCCCGGAAGACCTCAACAAAGCGGAGCTGGACGCAAGGGCCGCTCGCGAATCGTACAGCGCGCAACAAAAGCTTTACGACAGTCGTCAGGAACTCTTCAAACAGGGAGCATTGCCGCGCAAGGATATTGACCAGGCTGGCGTCGCGCTTGTTCAGGCACGGGCGCAGTCAGAAGTGGCGGAACAGCACCTCGCTTCCATGCATGCAGTAGGCAAGCAGCAGGCTGCGAAGTCGGCGGCGGGCCAACTGGCTTCCGCACAAGGCAAGTACCAGGGCGCTGCGGCGCAACTGAGCTACACGGAAATACGCAGTCCCATCGACGGAGTTGTTACTGACCGCCCAAACTACAACGGCGAGATGCCTGCGCAAGGTACGGCGCTCCTGACCCTTATGGACACTTCAACGGTAATCGCGCGCGCACACATTCCACAGGACCAGGTCGCCATGTTGAGGCCCGGCGACGCCGCGACAATCTCGACCTCCGCTGGAGAAACTCCCGCGAAGGTCACGGTCGTGAGCCCGGCCCTCGATCCCGGGAGTACGACCGTGGAGGTCTGGATTGAGGCCGCAAACAAGGCAAGCGCTCTTCGTCCGGGATCGACCGTACAGGTGCGCATCAAAGCACGAACCATCGAGAACGCAATCACTATCCCAGCTTCCGCGCTGCTCAAGACTCCGGAAGGAACGATGACGGTCATGGTGGTCGGAAAAGACAGTCGGGCACATCAGACCGAAGTCGAAGCCGGTGTGCGAAGTGGTGAGATCCTGCAAATCGTCAAGGGGCTCAATGCCGGAGAGACCGTGGTGACGACCGGCGCTTATGGGCTTCCTGATAACACACAGGTAAAGTCCGAGGCGACCGGGCAACAAGCAAACATTGGCACCCCTGCAGGCGAGAAGGACTGA
- a CDS encoding TolC family protein, translating to MHRNVALVIVISLSWWAWPQNGVVSASSGSPPTQSPISLTLDDAIRLAKANAPQFRAALTESRLAREERVQAQAAMLPNASFTTGAIYTQPNGTPTGAFVGANSVREYVSQGLVHEGLSFSSVADFRRARSMEALARAKAEVAIRGLVTTVVKDFYVVVVAARKVHNAQLASEEARRFVNLSQQLERGGEVAHSDVIKAQLQSNERERDVQEARLAEQKARLELAVLIFPNFLREYQLVDDLRQLPTLPEFAHVQNLASHNNPDLTAAVAALRASQQEVNAAIGGHLPSLSLNYFYGIDANQYATRAPDGVRNLGYQISATLELPIFNWGVTQSKVRQAQLRHDQARVELSAAQRQALANLQQFYDEAQTARSQIDLLRQSAELAEESLRLTRLRYRDGEATALESVDAQNMLVQARNNYDDGSVRYRVAIASLQTLTGSF from the coding sequence GTGCATCGAAATGTTGCGCTTGTAATCGTAATCTCCCTCTCCTGGTGGGCTTGGCCGCAGAACGGCGTAGTAAGTGCCAGCTCCGGTTCCCCGCCCACGCAATCCCCCATAAGCCTTACGCTCGACGATGCTATCCGCCTCGCAAAAGCGAACGCGCCACAATTTCGAGCGGCCTTGACTGAATCGAGGCTGGCGCGAGAAGAACGTGTGCAAGCGCAGGCGGCAATGTTGCCCAATGCGTCGTTCACGACCGGAGCCATTTACACGCAGCCCAACGGCACTCCCACCGGTGCTTTCGTGGGAGCGAACTCAGTCCGTGAATATGTCAGCCAGGGATTGGTCCACGAGGGGCTGAGTTTCTCGTCTGTTGCGGACTTCCGCCGCGCGCGTTCGATGGAGGCCTTGGCCCGGGCTAAAGCGGAAGTTGCCATCCGCGGACTGGTCACAACCGTGGTGAAAGACTTCTACGTCGTTGTCGTGGCAGCGCGCAAGGTGCATAACGCGCAGCTTGCGTCGGAGGAAGCACGGCGCTTCGTCAACCTCAGTCAACAACTCGAACGCGGAGGTGAGGTGGCGCACTCTGACGTGATCAAGGCGCAGCTCCAGTCCAACGAACGCGAACGCGATGTGCAGGAAGCCCGGCTCGCAGAGCAAAAGGCGCGGCTCGAACTCGCAGTTCTTATTTTTCCCAACTTTCTGCGCGAGTACCAGTTAGTGGATGACTTGCGGCAATTGCCCACGCTCCCGGAATTTGCACACGTGCAGAACCTGGCATCGCACAACAATCCGGATCTGACGGCTGCCGTAGCCGCACTGAGAGCGTCGCAGCAAGAAGTCAATGCGGCAATTGGCGGACATCTCCCGTCGCTGTCTCTCAATTACTTCTACGGCATTGATGCGAACCAATACGCAACCCGCGCTCCCGACGGTGTCCGGAACCTCGGCTATCAAATATCGGCAACCCTGGAACTGCCGATTTTCAATTGGGGAGTGACACAGAGCAAGGTTCGACAGGCGCAGTTGCGCCACGACCAGGCGCGAGTGGAACTGAGTGCGGCACAACGTCAGGCCCTGGCCAACCTCCAGCAGTTCTATGACGAGGCACAAACGGCACGCTCGCAAATCGATCTGTTGCGGCAGTCCGCCGAGCTTGCCGAGGAAAGCCTTCGCCTCACGAGGTTGCGGTACCGGGATGGCGAAGCAACAGCGCTGGAATCAGTCGATGCGCAGAACATGCTCGTGCAGGCCCGCAACAATTACGACGATGGATCTGTTCGATACCGTGTGGCAATCGCAAGTCTGCAAACTCTTACGGGGAGCTTCTAA
- a CDS encoding glycoside hydrolase family 27 protein, translated as MNKRLLRFLPLLLVAAVCSAADLTGNWAVSNPSSDGTNRKTYFNLKQDGSRITGTVRASQFYYKIKDSTEGPDGFTLIGSMMDGKNERTVQYQVKLVGEELQVSNRRRPDAPLTTMIARRVPAGEGAYPARVPLPALHKVRSNGLAKTPPMGWNSWNKFAGRVDDATVRAIADAMVSSGMKDAGYTYINIDDTWEAERDANGKIQTNKKFPDMKALADYVHSKGLKIGIYSSPGPNTCAGYEGSYGHEEQDAKTYAEWGIDYLKYDWCSARNLYTDDEMQAVYQKMGDALLATGRPIVYSLCQYGRADVWKWGPEVGGNLWRTTGDIKDTWESMTRIGFRQNELAPYAAPGHWNDPDMLEIGNGQMTDTEYETHMSLWSILASPLLAGNDLRSMSPSTLAILTNRDVIAVNQDKLGKQGQRIWQSGDQEIWLRELHGGEKAIAVFNRGAANADVKVNWADLKLKKPAKGRDLWLHKDVTFDKDSLVASVPSHGVVMWRVK; from the coding sequence ATGAACAAGCGATTGCTGCGGTTTCTTCCTCTCCTCTTAGTGGCTGCCGTGTGTTCCGCGGCAGATCTGACAGGTAACTGGGCTGTTTCCAATCCGAGTTCGGATGGTACCAACCGTAAGACTTACTTCAACCTCAAGCAAGACGGTTCCCGGATTACTGGAACCGTTCGTGCATCGCAGTTTTACTACAAGATCAAAGACAGCACTGAGGGCCCGGATGGCTTCACTCTGATCGGCAGCATGATGGATGGCAAGAACGAGCGAACTGTTCAATACCAGGTTAAGCTCGTCGGCGAAGAATTGCAGGTTTCCAACCGCCGCCGTCCAGATGCTCCGTTGACAACGATGATCGCTCGTCGGGTTCCCGCAGGTGAAGGGGCGTATCCTGCGCGCGTTCCTCTCCCCGCCCTCCACAAGGTGCGTTCCAATGGATTGGCAAAAACGCCTCCAATGGGATGGAACAGTTGGAACAAGTTCGCTGGCCGGGTGGACGACGCTACTGTCCGTGCAATAGCCGACGCAATGGTTAGCAGCGGAATGAAAGATGCCGGGTACACCTACATCAACATCGACGACACCTGGGAAGCCGAACGCGATGCAAACGGCAAAATCCAGACGAACAAAAAGTTCCCCGACATGAAGGCTCTCGCGGACTATGTCCATAGCAAGGGCCTGAAGATTGGCATCTATTCGTCACCTGGTCCGAACACTTGCGCCGGCTACGAGGGCAGCTACGGCCACGAAGAGCAGGATGCAAAGACCTACGCCGAGTGGGGCATCGACTATCTCAAGTACGACTGGTGCAGCGCCCGGAACCTGTACACCGACGACGAGATGCAGGCCGTATATCAAAAGATGGGCGACGCGCTGCTCGCGACCGGACGTCCGATTGTTTACAGCCTTTGCCAATACGGACGCGCCGACGTCTGGAAGTGGGGGCCCGAGGTTGGTGGGAACCTGTGGCGTACTACCGGTGATATCAAGGACACATGGGAATCGATGACCAGGATTGGGTTCAGGCAGAACGAGCTGGCACCATATGCAGCACCTGGGCACTGGAATGATCCCGATATGCTCGAAATCGGCAATGGTCAAATGACCGACACCGAGTACGAGACGCACATGAGCCTGTGGTCGATTCTCGCGTCGCCGCTGCTCGCCGGTAATGACTTGCGAAGCATGTCGCCGTCCACGCTCGCTATCCTGACCAATCGCGATGTCATTGCCGTAAACCAGGACAAGCTCGGTAAACAAGGGCAACGCATCTGGCAATCGGGAGACCAGGAAATCTGGCTTCGCGAACTGCACGGTGGAGAAAAGGCGATCGCGGTCTTCAATCGCGGAGCTGCCAATGCCGACGTAAAGGTGAATTGGGCAGATCTGAAGTTGAAAAAGCCCGCCAAGGGACGCGACCTGTGGCTGCACAAGGATGTGACCTTCGACAAGGATTCTCTGGTCGCATCAGTGCCGAGTCATGGCGTTGTCATGTGGCGCGTGAAGTAA
- a CDS encoding response regulator transcription factor gives MRVLVIEDEKRLADNIACSLRESAGYAVDCAYDGEEGAYMAGSNPYDLVVLDLMLPRLDGKAVLRRLRLAGNTTPVLILTARDDRESVIELLNAGADDYVSKPFDLGELIARAKALIRRGKGQCTAMLRAQDVTIDTVARRVSRRGKPITLSAMEYRVLEYLAHRKGAIVSKTELLEHLYDFNWERFSNVIEVYISGLRRKLEDKNGELIQTSRGQGYLLKE, from the coding sequence ATGCGAGTGCTTGTAATCGAGGACGAGAAACGGCTCGCCGACAACATTGCATGCAGCCTGCGCGAAAGTGCCGGCTACGCAGTTGATTGTGCATACGACGGCGAAGAAGGCGCCTACATGGCGGGGTCAAACCCATACGATTTGGTGGTTCTCGACCTCATGCTACCGCGCCTCGACGGCAAAGCAGTGCTACGCCGTTTGCGCTTGGCGGGCAACACCACGCCTGTTCTTATCCTTACTGCACGAGACGATCGCGAGTCGGTGATCGAGTTGCTTAACGCCGGCGCTGACGACTACGTTTCGAAGCCATTTGATCTCGGGGAGTTGATCGCCCGTGCCAAAGCGCTGATCCGGCGAGGTAAGGGACAGTGCACCGCAATGCTTCGTGCTCAGGATGTCACAATCGATACGGTAGCTCGACGGGTGTCACGGCGAGGCAAGCCGATTACTCTCTCAGCCATGGAATACCGGGTGCTCGAATACCTCGCGCATCGCAAAGGGGCGATCGTCTCCAAGACCGAATTGCTGGAGCACCTTTATGATTTCAATTGGGAACGCTTTAGCAACGTTATTGAAGTTTATATTTCCGGTCTCCGCCGGAAACTGGAAGACAAGAACGGTGAGTTGATTCAGACTTCGCGTGGACAGGGATATTTATTGAAGGAATAG
- a CDS encoding DUF4982 domain-containing protein, whose protein sequence is MRLSLQTGVAIVVIASYFVTGQVAPAANVNQQRESASVRAESRLEKRLTLNFNPDWKFTKSDPSGAANADFDDRTWTTVSAPHTYNDTDTFDDWSIPGHSGEQNQWGGRTWYRKSFKLPQSFQGKKVFIEFEGVRQIAEVYLNGKLLGVSKSGFTPFGFDLTPYLKFGNDANVLALMCDNRFAKDPINKRTAAALKSATAGVPSTPNPNLAQLSAKVNQSIPDDMDQLAADQIPWNNPHWHPAHGGIYRNVRLYVTDPLHIELPLYSFLKTGGPYVYAAQITSKSAQVTVEVPAINERPAAQKVELRTEIFDAAGKPVLVLQQTQGMPAGANAQFKVSGTIPTPRLWEPDYPHLYRVVCALRVNGVTIDSNEIPFGIRTVQWDTGTGFFINGQPLKLRGWGQKPTDEWPGLGAALPDWLHFYTLQMMKEAGGNFVRWGHTAGGPGLIAASDKLGIVVDQPGVDGESDTVGAAWKLRASAFRDLIIYFRNNPSILVWEGGNQKVTREHARELRGYMDLYDPHGGRAYAHRRPDMVTAEFMDIQVGTEGGREIAGLPVVEGEYDREESPRRVWDQASPPNFGYPEAIGQTYQLTSEEFAVNQVAQFVKKLGAANHSGGANWIFSDSTSGGRVGVEVARASGEVDGVRLPKEAYYVCAAMFRSDPQVHIIGHWTYPAGTKKTVYVASNAEDVELFVNGKSLGHGNRSDRYLFAFPDVSWENGEIKAVASTGGKPIASQTKHTAGPAVALKLTPITGPGGLRADGSDVVLIDVEAVDAHGKRNPTFQGRVDFEVAGPGTWRGGYNSGKINSINNLFLDLEAGINRVAVRASRMPGKITVRAKAEALKAASRVVESQAFAATNGFTPAQPSVQGVVLPREQPVRTIEASTVRDAKAQPSAKPAPMLGRFTKAFNYSGPSNYIVYLETGAQDGKNAYVDGDSPFTQLPAELAGADWVKAANRDSLYSAVDLMQLAVSRGTVVSIAHDDRLSRPAWLTSQFRPTKLSINMNGQSMQVFERGMADEGSLTLGANSENNSVKQANMYLVFINSAKPGQ, encoded by the coding sequence ATGCGATTGTCCCTTCAAACTGGGGTTGCAATTGTAGTAATCGCTTCGTACTTTGTTACTGGGCAGGTTGCTCCTGCGGCGAATGTCAACCAGCAGAGAGAATCAGCGTCCGTTCGCGCTGAGTCACGCTTGGAAAAACGGCTCACGCTTAATTTCAATCCTGACTGGAAGTTCACAAAGTCCGATCCGTCCGGCGCCGCCAATGCTGATTTCGACGATCGTACCTGGACCACCGTTTCTGCGCCGCACACTTACAACGATACGGATACGTTTGACGACTGGTCGATCCCGGGGCACAGTGGGGAGCAAAACCAGTGGGGCGGACGCACCTGGTACCGGAAGTCCTTCAAGCTTCCCCAGTCCTTTCAGGGAAAGAAAGTATTCATTGAGTTTGAAGGAGTTCGCCAAATTGCGGAGGTGTATCTCAATGGCAAGCTACTCGGCGTCAGCAAGAGCGGCTTCACGCCCTTCGGGTTTGACCTTACGCCATACCTGAAGTTTGGCAATGATGCGAACGTTCTGGCGCTGATGTGTGATAACCGGTTCGCTAAAGATCCGATCAACAAGCGAACTGCTGCCGCTCTTAAGAGTGCAACCGCCGGCGTTCCTTCAACTCCCAACCCAAATCTGGCCCAGCTTTCAGCCAAAGTAAACCAAAGCATTCCTGATGATATGGACCAGCTTGCGGCGGACCAGATTCCATGGAACAACCCGCACTGGCATCCCGCGCACGGCGGTATCTATCGGAACGTGCGATTGTATGTTACGGACCCGCTACATATTGAGCTTCCCCTTTACAGCTTCCTGAAGACTGGTGGCCCGTACGTTTACGCCGCACAGATCACGAGCAAATCGGCGCAGGTGACTGTCGAAGTGCCCGCGATTAACGAGCGGCCCGCGGCACAGAAGGTTGAACTGCGCACCGAGATTTTCGATGCCGCAGGCAAGCCGGTGCTTGTACTTCAGCAAACTCAGGGCATGCCGGCTGGAGCGAATGCCCAGTTTAAGGTCTCCGGCACCATACCCACCCCCCGGCTCTGGGAGCCAGATTATCCGCACCTTTATCGCGTTGTGTGTGCGTTGCGGGTCAATGGAGTCACGATTGACTCCAATGAGATTCCCTTCGGCATCCGTACCGTACAGTGGGATACGGGCACCGGTTTCTTTATCAATGGACAGCCGCTGAAACTCCGAGGCTGGGGTCAGAAGCCGACAGATGAATGGCCTGGGTTGGGCGCTGCGCTCCCCGACTGGCTGCACTTCTATACGCTTCAGATGATGAAAGAGGCCGGTGGCAATTTCGTACGCTGGGGCCACACTGCCGGCGGCCCCGGACTCATTGCTGCGAGCGACAAGCTTGGAATTGTGGTCGACCAACCCGGTGTCGATGGTGAATCGGATACTGTCGGCGCTGCATGGAAGCTGCGTGCCTCTGCTTTCCGTGACCTCATTATTTACTTCCGAAACAATCCCTCGATTCTCGTCTGGGAGGGCGGGAATCAGAAGGTCACGCGCGAACACGCTCGGGAGCTGCGCGGGTACATGGATCTCTACGATCCACATGGCGGGCGCGCTTATGCGCACCGCCGCCCGGATATGGTTACGGCGGAGTTCATGGACATTCAGGTCGGCACTGAAGGCGGACGAGAAATCGCGGGTCTGCCCGTGGTGGAGGGTGAGTACGACCGTGAGGAATCCCCGCGTCGCGTCTGGGACCAGGCCTCACCGCCAAATTTCGGATATCCCGAGGCCATTGGGCAAACGTATCAGCTCACGTCTGAAGAATTTGCGGTCAACCAGGTGGCGCAGTTCGTAAAGAAGCTGGGTGCCGCCAACCATAGTGGCGGAGCTAACTGGATATTCTCGGATTCGACGAGCGGCGGCCGCGTTGGGGTTGAAGTGGCACGCGCAAGCGGGGAAGTGGATGGCGTTCGCTTGCCGAAGGAAGCCTATTACGTTTGTGCGGCGATGTTCCGCAGCGATCCGCAAGTCCACATCATTGGCCACTGGACCTATCCTGCCGGCACGAAGAAAACGGTTTACGTCGCCTCCAATGCCGAGGACGTCGAACTCTTCGTGAACGGGAAGTCACTCGGCCATGGCAACCGCTCCGACCGCTATCTTTTCGCGTTCCCCGATGTGAGTTGGGAAAATGGAGAAATCAAAGCCGTTGCGTCAACCGGCGGCAAACCAATCGCAAGCCAGACCAAGCACACTGCGGGCCCTGCGGTCGCGCTGAAGCTGACGCCGATCACCGGTCCCGGCGGTCTGCGCGCGGATGGCTCCGACGTTGTACTGATCGACGTTGAGGCGGTAGATGCGCACGGCAAGCGCAATCCGACCTTCCAGGGCCGAGTGGATTTCGAAGTCGCAGGTCCGGGCACTTGGCGCGGAGGATATAACAGCGGCAAGATCAACTCGATTAATAACCTGTTCCTCGATCTGGAAGCAGGCATTAACCGCGTCGCCGTTCGCGCCTCGCGCATGCCCGGGAAGATCACGGTGCGCGCAAAGGCGGAAGCGCTCAAGGCCGCCAGCAGGGTCGTCGAGTCCCAAGCGTTTGCAGCAACAAACGGCTTCACGCCAGCTCAACCGTCCGTGCAGGGAGTCGTGCTGCCAAGAGAACAGCCGGTGCGCACCATCGAAGCAAGCACCGTCAGGGATGCCAAAGCGCAGCCCTCGGCGAAGCCGGCGCCGATGCTCGGCCGCTTCACCAAGGCGTTCAACTACTCCGGTCCATCTAACTATATTGTCTACCTAGAGACCGGTGCGCAAGATGGCAAGAACGCCTATGTGGATGGCGACTCGCCTTTCACCCAACTTCCTGCCGAGTTGGCCGGTGCCGACTGGGTCAAAGCGGCCAATCGCGACAGCCTTTATAGCGCAGTCGATCTAATGCAGCTTGCCGTCAGCCGGGGCACTGTTGTTTCCATTGCCCACGACGACCGTCTCTCGCGCCCCGCTTGGTTGACCAGTCAGTTCCGGCCTACAAAACTGAGCATCAACATGAATGGACAGTCAATGCAAGTGTTCGAGAGAGGGATGGCTGACGAGGGAAGTCTCACTCTCGGAGCAAACTCGGAGAACAACAGCGTGAAACAAGCCAACATGTACCTGGTGTTCATCAACTCAGCGAAGCCAGGACAGTAG
- a CDS encoding glycosyl hydrolase family 28 protein, with product MSRRQLLGRVAAPAIAASLGTSLFHTTATAAETHDNRLSEGARIYDVRSFGAKGDGHTLDTAAVQAAIDTCNKDKGGTVVIPAGDFVVGTLELKSNVTLHLAAQGRLLGSPRIEDYRAGDGVPRGNGNVVMIYAVGAENCTIEGRGTIDGNGGKFYTGKGDNTGPGQKSSEGYFHRPHLMIFYRCNNLLIRDVFLTASAYHCTRILECKYVHLDGVRIYNRVNKNNDGFHIVSSQHVQIANCNVACQDDACALFGSNKFVTVTNCTFSTRWSVFRFGGGEAENITVSNCVIYDTFGCPIKMRCGSRSRIENVAFSNLVMTNVTGPISIGLDSSYGRRNQNLPAAPGVVRNITFHNIRATVVSGRQYDDLPFPNVFRPGEYKSCVVLNGVGDEFLQNISFNDVHITYEGGGTAADASVREVPKLAGEYFELGVLPAYGMYARNVRGLTLHNVRFEVATPDLRPAVIFDKVEDASVNGLSAQGNVMAESLLRFIDSRDVLMTASRVLTPAAVMLQLEGSRNEAITVEGGDLSKAASPVAFSRGAAPASVKVRA from the coding sequence TTGTCCAGACGTCAACTGCTGGGACGGGTTGCGGCACCGGCCATTGCGGCTTCTCTCGGCACCAGCCTTTTTCATACGACCGCAACAGCAGCAGAAACGCACGATAATCGGTTGAGCGAGGGCGCGCGCATTTACGATGTCCGCTCGTTCGGAGCCAAAGGCGACGGCCACACTCTCGATACGGCGGCGGTCCAGGCCGCGATCGACACCTGTAATAAGGATAAAGGTGGTACCGTCGTCATTCCCGCAGGTGACTTCGTGGTAGGTACGTTGGAGCTGAAAAGCAACGTAACCCTCCACCTCGCTGCCCAAGGCAGGCTCCTCGGAAGTCCCAGGATAGAAGATTACCGGGCCGGAGATGGCGTGCCGCGCGGCAACGGCAATGTCGTAATGATTTATGCGGTTGGTGCTGAGAACTGCACCATCGAGGGACGGGGGACCATCGATGGCAACGGTGGAAAGTTTTATACGGGCAAGGGAGATAACACCGGTCCGGGACAGAAGTCGTCAGAAGGCTATTTCCACCGCCCACATCTGATGATCTTCTACCGCTGCAACAACCTTCTGATTCGAGACGTCTTCCTCACTGCGAGCGCGTATCACTGCACGCGCATTCTCGAATGCAAGTATGTTCACCTGGACGGCGTCCGAATCTACAATCGCGTCAACAAGAACAATGATGGCTTCCACATCGTCAGCAGCCAACATGTGCAAATCGCAAATTGCAATGTTGCCTGTCAGGACGACGCCTGCGCCCTTTTCGGCAGCAACAAGTTTGTAACCGTGACGAACTGCACGTTCAGCACTCGATGGTCTGTTTTTCGGTTCGGCGGAGGCGAGGCGGAGAATATCACTGTCTCCAACTGCGTTATCTACGATACTTTTGGCTGTCCGATTAAGATGCGATGCGGGAGTCGCTCCCGGATCGAGAACGTCGCATTCTCGAACTTGGTCATGACGAATGTGACTGGCCCGATATCCATTGGACTCGACTCCAGTTACGGCCGCCGAAATCAGAACTTGCCCGCCGCACCTGGCGTCGTTCGCAACATCACCTTCCATAATATTCGCGCAACAGTTGTTTCCGGCAGGCAGTATGACGACCTGCCTTTCCCGAACGTATTTCGGCCCGGCGAATACAAGTCATGTGTCGTGCTCAATGGCGTCGGCGACGAATTCCTCCAGAACATTTCTTTCAACGACGTTCACATCACTTATGAAGGGGGCGGAACGGCGGCGGATGCGTCGGTACGGGAGGTTCCGAAACTTGCTGGCGAATACTTCGAACTCGGGGTTTTGCCAGCCTATGGCATGTATGCCCGGAACGTGCGCGGGCTTACGCTCCACAATGTTCGGTTCGAAGTTGCCACACCGGACCTCAGGCCGGCGGTCATTTTTGACAAGGTCGAAGACGCCTCGGTCAACGGACTGAGTGCCCAGGGAAATGTCATGGCCGAGTCGCTGCTGCGCTTTATCGACTCGCGGGATGTGTTGATGACGGCCTCGCGCGTCCTCACTCCTGCTGCGGTAATGCTCCAGTTGGAAGGCAGCCGTAACGAGGCAATCACGGTCGAGGGCGGAGACTTGTCGAAGGCTGCGTCCCCGGTAGCGTTCAGCCGGGGGGCGGCACCGGCCTCGGTGAAAGTGCGCGCATAA
- a CDS encoding ATP-binding protein, with protein sequence MVKLSITRRLIVSVLLTQLVLTIAVVTLASFLTWRQLRKSFDAALQGRAMSVAALVRFSEDARPRLMFDASQVPPPLDGEHPDLFEIVGAGGERIAASPNLPADFPGTAPSERSYWNLRHGDDPYRVIRLNNTPVLDREGPDTTTTATITVTYAASTEDMLERVWTIALLTCFGSLALLAISTAVTVWAVRRGLSPLAALTASAGRVSAETWKLDASQQARSTEELLPLTEAMDGMLAGLQQAFTSQREFVANAAHELKTPIAVLKSTLQLLIQRPRTADEYRAQVEIALEDVARLETLTHSMLRLARAEEVQTSNRRHDLPLVDVAMTCEESAGRLRAVADNRSVRIEVKSQGSPRLHADPEDLEMIWNNLLENAVRYSPTDSAVIACISIDGQYAQVEIRDCGSGIPTSDLQNIFNRFHRADASRSRETGGYGLGLAIVKAMVDAYGGTISAESGDGNGTRMCVRLPIQS encoded by the coding sequence ATGGTGAAGCTTTCCATTACGCGGCGCTTGATCGTCTCAGTACTGCTGACGCAGTTGGTGCTGACGATTGCCGTCGTAACGCTTGCTTCATTCCTTACATGGCGGCAACTCCGTAAATCTTTTGACGCTGCCCTGCAAGGACGCGCGATGAGTGTCGCAGCGCTTGTCCGGTTCTCGGAAGATGCAAGGCCTCGGCTCATGTTTGATGCGAGCCAAGTGCCTCCCCCGCTCGATGGCGAGCATCCCGACCTTTTCGAGATTGTAGGGGCAGGCGGAGAGCGGATTGCAGCTTCGCCAAACTTGCCTGCCGATTTTCCGGGAACAGCACCCAGCGAGCGTAGCTACTGGAATCTGCGGCATGGCGACGATCCATACCGCGTAATACGCCTGAACAACACTCCGGTGCTGGATCGTGAAGGGCCGGATACGACGACGACCGCGACGATCACGGTTACGTATGCAGCTTCTACGGAAGACATGCTTGAGCGTGTCTGGACCATAGCGCTGCTAACGTGTTTCGGCAGCCTTGCGCTACTGGCGATCTCGACGGCGGTAACGGTCTGGGCAGTGCGAAGGGGACTGTCGCCGCTGGCTGCGCTAACCGCCAGTGCGGGACGAGTGAGCGCTGAGACCTGGAAGCTGGATGCCTCACAACAGGCGCGGTCGACGGAAGAACTGCTGCCTCTGACTGAGGCGATGGACGGAATGCTGGCCGGCCTTCAGCAGGCATTCACGTCACAGCGAGAATTCGTGGCGAACGCGGCGCACGAATTGAAGACCCCAATCGCAGTTCTCAAGTCCACGCTGCAATTGCTAATTCAGCGGCCACGGACAGCGGACGAATATCGCGCCCAGGTGGAGATCGCACTCGAGGATGTCGCACGCCTTGAGACACTCACCCACTCCATGCTGCGCCTGGCCAGGGCGGAAGAAGTACAGACGAGCAATCGGAGACATGATCTGCCGCTGGTCGACGTCGCAATGACTTGCGAAGAGAGTGCGGGACGATTACGTGCTGTCGCTGACAATAGGTCAGTTCGCATCGAGGTGAAGTCGCAAGGTTCACCCAGGCTTCACGCGGATCCCGAAGACCTGGAGATGATCTGGAATAACCTGCTGGAGAATGCGGTCCGTTATAGCCCAACGGATTCCGCGGTGATCGCGTGCATATCCATTGATGGCCAGTACGCGCAAGTCGAGATCCGAGACTGCGGTTCGGGAATTCCAACTTCAGACCTGCAGAACATCTTCAATCGTTTTCATCGGGCCGACGCATCTCGTTCGCGAGAGACCGGCGGCTACGGTCTGGGCTTGGCCATTGTCAAAGCGATGGTCGATGCGTACGGCGGAACGATCAGTGCCGAAAGTGGTGACGGAAACGGCACCAGGATGTGTGTGCGTCTCCCTATTCAGTCCTGA